CGCTGATAGCGATAACATAACGATCGAGAtgtcctcttcttcagtggCCCCTGATAATAATACGGCAGATAATAACAATCCAGATGTAAGCAGGCAACAACGGGAGTTAGACAAGAGACGAGATGCACGGGAAAAGATGCTCGTTAACATGAAATATAATGACAGAGAGAAAGCAAAATCATTCATGGAGTCGAATAAGcaacttctcaaagcaaTGAGGGAGGAGGAGAGGCGAAAGAGGATGACTGCTCTAATAAACGCACCCCCAAGTACAACGAACGTCCAGGTACAGCAATATGGGTCATCTTCCGCGGCTGCCACGACTCCATCAACCGAATTCGCTTTCAAAACAGAGGAACTGTCTCAGCAGCACAGAAAAGTAGGCatatcttcaatgctgAATAACGAGGGATCAGCACTAATACAGGAATCGGAAGAACGCTTAGCGCGCAAAAGGTCGAACGAGAATgatgatcaagatgattATGATGATCTGGACGATGACGAAtatgacgatgatgaccAGCAAGATAGACGAttgaggaaaagaaggtcttcaaattttgccCTATCGCCAAGTGCGCctcttcttgagaaatcACCTAGTTCAGAAAAGGAAACTGGTGGTGCAAACAAAagacaagaagatcagGCATCTTTGTTACTAGCATCGCCCATCGAACTTCTCTGTAGAGATGGATTCTTCTACCAAAGAGACCACCCCAAAGTACCGATAACGACCGGCTCTTACTTGAGATTTAAATTCaaatccaaagaagaggaactGGTGGGTCTGAGCATCAGTCAGAAGGATTTTGTCGATAGCACACGGCATGAAAGAATGAATGCCCATTTTCTGAAACCGGAAATTGACGTCGAAACAGAACAAGCATTCACGATTCTGAGCAAGACTACGCTGACTGAAAAATACGTCAACAGCTTAGAATACTTTCTAATGGAGTTCAGATGGGAGAATAAATTGGTTGGTCTGGGATTGAAGCTCAGAGAATCGAAAAGAACTTGGCAACGACGGAAGGCATTATTCACTTTATTCGAGTTTTGGAGAGATCAATCcagagaaaagagaaactTTGAGAACTACACAATTCTGCATGCGGTCAAGGAGATGGAAAACTATAGAATATTCATCAACAGATCTGTCTCATGGTTTTATAATCACATCACTTTACTCAAGATGATTCTCTACGATCTCTGTGATAACGTCGATACTCAATGGAGAGAGTGGATGTTTAACAAGGGGGAGGCATTACCTATTCTAGGCGTCAACGGTGTCAACGAGGATAATATCAACGAAGCGATTGATAATGTGCTTACTTTAGATTTTCTAGACGACGGAACCGAGAACAACCAGGTCAAATCTTCCAAAGTGGTACCACCAAAAAATTAGTGATAGTAACGCTCGCAAGTTTATTTACAGATTAAACAAAGGCATTTAATGATCAAAACTGTTGCAATATCTGAGCTCGTTCTTATACTACTGCTTGCACGTGATCTTTGTAGTTGGTAGAGTCAGTGGATTTTTCAGCCATCGTAAGCTTATTCTACAACTGGACTTGAAATAGGCGATGAGCAGACAGTTCTAGCCTCTTTTGTTTGCCATGTTGGTGGACTTGAATGTCATTTGGCCTCAGCAAAGCTTCCGTGATGAAGTGACCCCGAAACAGGTCGCAAAAGTGAGAGAGACGCTAAGTACTTTGCATGCCTTAGGTTATACACATGTGGCATTGAACTTTACAGTGAACCATAGTGATAAATTCCCGACCAATGCAAAAGAAATGAATCCAATGAAGATTTCTGAGAGGTTTGGTGATCTGATAGAAGCCACGGGACTGAAGATATACTCCAGGATAACATTGGTCATAGACGATCCCTCCAGAGGCCAGTCTCTTGCCAAGATATCGCAGCACTTCGACATAGTCGCTGCTCTCCCAGTCAGCGAACGTGGCGTTACTTTGGCTACCACAAACCTCGACATCGACCTGCTCACTTTCAACTACGGCCAACGGTTGCCCGTGTTTCTGAAGCACAAGAGCATCTGCAGCTGTGTGAAGCGTGGCGTCAAGATCGAAATCGTCTACGCATACGCTCTGCGCGACTTACAGTCCAGAAGACAGTTCGTCTCAAACGTGCGAAGCGTGATTAGAAGCTCTCGTTCCCGCGGCATAGTCGTATCTAGCGGTGCGCAAACTGCTCTCGAATGCAGAAACATTCTTGGCGTCACCAGTCTCGTCAAGATCCTGGGTCTTCCAAGCGACAAGTGCTCGCGAGCTATGGGTCAGCTCGCCTCGCTGGTGCTTCTTAACGGCAGACTGAGAAACAAGAGTTACAAACAAACAATAGTTGTAGGCGGCGGCGGCGCTGGTTGCGATGTTGTTAACGATCTGCAGGGGATCGACGAAACGCGGACCATCAAATTAATTAAACGAACCAGCATTAACAATAGCAGCGACGACGACAGCACCGACCGCGACCCAAAAAGGGTGAAAATATAGATTCACTTCTATAGCTTCCCCCACCAACTCCATTCTCCAGCGTCGCGACGTATCGTTGCATTGTTGCATATATTCTGTCATTGACACTATTCGTCAAAGGGCTCGCCAAGAATTTTATAGAAGCTTTCGCTACGCTGCATATTTCCCTAAACGGGAAATAAAGTCGCTGATATGCAGCATAGAACAATTTCCCAATTTGGTAGCGTAAAGAATGTGGAACAATTGCCTAATAGGGTAATAAAACGTTTAAGGCACGCCGCGCGTCAGTATTTCGTGTCGTCGATCTGTATCGGGTAAAATAGTTAATAGACGTCTCAGGCTATCAAACGAAAAGTAGTATCAAGTTTCGAGATCTGACAGGTTGAAGCTTTGTCCAGAACCTCACCGTGTTTCAGCTATCATACGCTGCTGTGTCAAACACTTGCCTCTATTGTTCGCGTCTCATATATATAGAAGAGCAGAATTTTGCAAGTCTAGGTGACCTTGAAGATAGGAGGAGCAATTGTAGCGTAGATCACAGATGGCGACGGCAGGGACGTTCAATTTACCGCAGATGAAGTCCATTTGGTTggacgaggacgaagaagctgaaaagctTTACGGACTGCAGGTACAGCAGTTCATGGGACCtgacgacgaggatgacTTGGCGATTACGATGGTTAATAGCGATAAACCATTGCTAAGtaacaagaagaacatcGATTTAGCAGCTTTGGGGAAAAACATCAAAACTTCCAAGTTCTTGTCAACTTCAGCACTGACGCCTTcgaggaagaaagcttcgatcaagaagaaagggTTTTTTGCCCTTTTCAAGAATAAAGAACACCATGTTCTCAAGGACACGGCAAAGATCTCTTCACCATTTGCATTTCAGCACATTTCCCACGCCGATGTCAGAACAGGAttcgaagaagagaggCAGGAGGAGCAATCGGCACAAGCTGAAAATCAGCCCAAATCCAGACCGCTGAGTAGAGCTTTCGTGACTCATTCGACAACAGATTCTTCCAGTGGCTCCGGCGAAGTGAACGAGCGCAAGCGTGCTTCGGCGAGGATGTCCGTATCAACCACGGGTTCCTCGAGATACTCTAGATTCAGCACAACAGGCCGTATCGCCTCGAGTTCGACAATGGCTACATCAATACTACATGAATCGAGCTCGCCACATAGAGCTGCTCTGATCTCTGGCATGGACAAGCTTACGCTGCGAGAAAGGAAGAATAGAGAGTCTTCTGACAGCGGTTCATCGATCAGTTTTCTCAGAGATTACGATTTCCCAGCTCTGATCGAGGTTCAGTCGGCGACAGAGTGTCCCAAGACTCCAACGAAGCGGGACACGATGGGAGATTCCAAGAGACTTGCATCTTCTCCGAATCGGTTGAAGAGGgcgaaatcaagctctCAGCTACTTCGCACACCAGAGATCGAAAACAGATGGTTCAACGAAGAGACGCCAGCTTCTCGAAAATCGCTTGACGATGTACTACTATGTTACCATCAGCCAAGCAATTCTGCAACGCCTTCGCAGATAACGCCGGTCAAATCTTCGGCATGAACAGTACAAATTTCCCAGAGTCGGTCATTCGCTCAAATTGTATTATCGCATTAGCATCTCCGGACATTCCATTCGCTCAACAGTTTATCCATTCGTCATTCACTGCATATACGATATCCTTTTGGATCGTCACGTCATTCACTATGTAATTGTATAACGGGCTCATCACAGCCTGCCTTCAACTAATGTCTTGAAATGTCACCAACGCCGTTACGCTCTTCCAGGTTGTCAAGCAATCTCTTCGTGGCTAATTTGCAGTTGATCAGTTCTTCCACTAGTGGAATAGCACCTTTGAAGCTTGTTTGACATTGTCTTAGCGATGTTGGAACAGAGAAAATGCCACCAAACATTGTAAGAGGTTCCCTATGCCGAGTTTTTTGCAATTTTCTCTGCTTGGCTTGGTTCCTCCTGCGTAGCAATGCCTCTTCATGCAATTTCTCGTCCACtttctcgtcttcatcgGGCATCTCTTCAGATTCGTCCGCCAAGGCCAGTTTTACGATACTTACGCTGCCGTCGTTTTGCCTTTCGACAGCTATTTGACCCTCGTAACACTCGTCCCAGTAATCTGAACCGTACCTGCCCCTCAGAGCATTTTTATTGTGGTAATTGGCTCTTCCAAGGTTCTGAAACCCTTCTCCCATCGTCTTTTGCAGCTGTTCTAGCAGGAGATCGTAACGTGAAAGCAACCTTAGCAGTTCCAGATAATCGGCATCCTCATCCATCACTaatgagcttctttttggTTACCGTTGCTCACTTTGCCAGTATAAGACTTCGCTTACAAGAATCTTTTTAGTAGCCTTCAGCTCATCACTAACCAACGTTATAGAGTAAATCCGACAGATAACCGATCGAAGCAGTTGGTATGACGGATAGACTGACGCAATTGCAAATATGCTTGGACCAAATGATGGAGCAGTTCTGTGCAGCGCTCAATTACATCGATAAGAATCACGACTTTGAACCAGCTAATGAAacagagatgaagatgtctGATCGCCATGCCACAGTGGCACCCCCTGAGGAGTTTGCCAACACAATTGATGAATTATCTACCGATAtcatcttgaagacaagACAGATTATAAAACTGATAGATTCGCTGCCAGGAGTGGACGTCTCTGCAGCAGAACAGCTTCACAAGATCGACGCTCTGCAGAAGGAGCTGGTGAAGGTTGAAAACGATAAGGTTGAGGCTGTCATCAGGAAAgaaaagcttcttgaagatgtgaGCTCTATGATCGAGTTTTTTGTCGGTGGGATAGCTGAGTCTCGACAAGCACTGGTTTCATCAAATGATAGCGCAATAGAGAAGTGATTTTGGCTTACACTCTAACCGTGAAGGATATATGCTATGTATATGCATATTAGGGCACCATACAACAGACGGGTCTTGCACCATGAGTCGACTGCCTTCCACACGAGCAATTGTCCAAAAAATAAGCTTGACACATAGGAGGACATCTTTTGGTCGGCGTGTGGGGAGGCCACGAATGGACGATAATGTAAAAACCATCCCAAGAGGCATTCTACCGCAAAATCCACATGAATGATTGTATTCAGAGTCTTGGATGCTTTTCTAATGGCAGGGCGTCGCCATGGCAACATCTGAACAGCCTGGTAGATGACAAAACACAATGGATAAAGCACCGAGGATATCCAAATGTGGGTAACGTACTTCTGTTGAAACAATTGAAAGGGCCATTTCTCGACGGTTGGCTCACTGTGTTTTTTGAATTTGTTCTCGTAGTAGTTCCACTTGTATTGCCTTTGTACAAGCTCCACCAATAATTTAACAAAGCCAATAACTTTTCTTGCATCTCCTGTGAAGGTTCTGTACTCAATTTTGTCAGTAGCGTTCAGCTGTTCCGTTTCGATCTCGAATAAGGTTCTCGATTCAGTAGGAGACCGTAGACATAAAACTTCCTGCTGATGGAAACCCCAGTTAGGTAGTCTTGTATCATGAGCAAGCATGGTACAACCTTGGCCTTCGTTCAAAAACTTCACAAGCGATTTCAATGGTCTAAGAGCAGAATGCAAAGGATCACCAACTGATACCACAGTCCAGAGCTCATCGGAATTGCCGACATAATCAGCATCTCCTGTGCAGGATATCTCGGAATTGTACTCTTGTTCTGATACTGGCGGTTTCGCCGATGATGCTCTGAGCAGTTTACCTGTAGCGCAATGTCTCAGTCTTACCTTGCCAAAATCATTGACTTTTCTCAGAGAACCATTTTCGTCACTGTGTGGTCTTGGAGGTTCGATACACCATTTATTGTTGtaatcttcctcttgctgGGTCAATGAAACCTGTTGCTCCCCCGATCCAGATGGATATGTATGGTTGTGTGAGTGCAAATATCCGCCCAAAGACTCATGGTGACGAAGAGTGATGACAGATCCGTAATAGAGGTATTCCGGATGCTCAAAGGGGCCTCTGAGGTAGGCTTTGAAGTTTGGGGACATGTATTGGGAGAGTTCGGGAGTGTCATGAGTCCAGCTTAACATCTGAAGACTTAAAGATGACATAAAAACAGCGAATGGAATGATTCCGAGTATAATAACTTTGACAGCAACATATTTGGTCAGATAACGACTGGTTAACGTCGTATCTCCCAGCACATTCCAGAACTCTTTCATAGAAACAATAGAAACCCAAACCCAAGTCAGGAGGCCGATGTACCTTGTAGACGCACCTAATCCTAATGTGACGGCGAGGAGCAACAAATTGCTAAACCACGCCTTTGTGAAATGCCTTGAGCATTTAGCACTTTGCCACAAGTATGATGCCATAGAAAGGAAAAACCACTGGATCACATAGATGGAAACGGATGCGGCTTCGATCTGGAAGATTGGCAGCGATCCTAACGCAATGGCGCCACTAATGGCAAACGGAAAAGACGTATTCACCCTTCTTAGTGTCAGAAACAGGAATGACAAGGTCAATGACGCCACACCAACGGAAATCTTTCGCAGAACCTCTATCTGAAGCGGAAATAGAGACAGTAACTGGATTCCTAACGACGGTAGAATGTTCAGATCAAACTTGCCCAGCTGAAAATACTCGAGAGCATCAACTATCTCTTGCTCTCTCTCAGAGATGTCCCTTGTGAATCCACCAGGCTGTGATTTGATCATGAACAGCCCAAACGATACTGCTATGGTGAGCGATAGGATAGCATCGAGCAGTTTTACTTTACCAACCTCGTTCGACCAATAAGTGTCGACCGGCTGGTATTCTCGGAAGGGTCCTTGGGCCAACTCGACAACGTCATCTTTTCGAACCGTAGATTTCTTGCCAGCCTGCTCAGACATCGGATCCGGTGGAAGCAACTCCTCAGTTTCCCTGTGCGAGAGTTGTGGTTATCCAACGCGAGCGTAAGTGCTGAAGTCCACTGAAGCTTATCGCAGCTGGCAGCGATCTATACACAAAGCGAGATAACGAATCCGCCAATTGAGCTCCATGGCAAACCTATAAGTCCAGTGCAGTGCGTTGACGCAAGCATGTATTTTTGCTCAACTCAGGAGTAAACAGAAATCGGTTGCAGTACCTGTTTCTGGTCCACTATACTCGTCACATCATCTCAACATTGCCTCACCAACCTTTCACCACCTTCAACTCGATTTCTCACATCAAGATATGGGCAAATACTCAATCCTACGTTTTGGTATTACTCTATGGAAACTTTTCAACTATAACAAGTTTCTAGTTCTAATAGTGTAGTGGCTATCACGTTGCCTTCACACGGCAAAGGTCCTGAGTTCGAACCTCAGTTAGAACATGATTTctaattttttttcaaccCCTTCCTTTGAAGTGTTTAGTCCTTGAGCCATagaatcttcttgagaGACCAGTTAAAGAGAGCAAGTCCTTTTGCTTGGTGTTTCCAGTATCATATTCCGTAAGGAGCCGTGATTTTTGGCCTTTATCTCATGGGAAACAAATGTAGACCAAAGAAGGTGAAGGCACCGTACCGGAAGTACGTTGCTGGCCAAGGCCACAGTCGCACTTATGGTTTTACACCAACAACTTCACCTGCCGTCGAAGAAATCTATGGGGAGGAGTGTATTACAGAATTTGCAAGAGATAACGATGTGGAAGGGATCGACAAGGTACAAGAACACTGTTCTAATCGAAAATCTACTGATAGTATAGTGCATTTCAAAGCACGTCAAAATGAATCTATGGGGTCGTTGGACCCATTTCGCAAGACGtctgatgaggaaaaggaGAATTTAGGGGACATGCGGCTTCCTTGGGAGATTCAAGCGTTAATTTTGAAATTTAGCGATGAGCCATTCGATCCTAGCTATTTACTGGTCTGTAAGGTTTGGTATCTGCTATGTTTGCCTTTGATCTACAGACATCCAGCACTGAACTGTAGGAATTTCAACAGTTTCGTGGACGCTGTGATAAGCAAtcgaaagaagaagatagGTGGGTATGTTGAGGAGCTAAATTTGGCATCGATCATGCAGAGCGGAAGGAACTCGTTCGTTTCTAGGTTACTACGGCGTTGTTCTCCCAGTTTGCAAAAATTCACTGCGCCCCAGACGAGTTTCGGATATGCGCCGCTAATATCGTTGAAATCATGCCTTCAGCTCAAGTACCTGGATCTTGGTCTTGTTTCAGAGACGGTGAAACTGGAGCAACTGTTTGCCGCtatcaaaaatttcaagcatCTGACCCACCTTGCGTTTCCCAGGAGCTCGATCAATTGCGACGGGTTTCGCGAGTTCCAATGGCCTGAGAATCTACAGTATTTGAAGCTTAGTGGCGGTATCACCAATGAGTTTGTCCGCGAAACACAGtggccaagaagcattACTACACTGGAGTTTTCTTACTGCCCTAAAGTCGATGAACATGCGGTCTACCGGGTCCTTTCGCAAATTGGTGACAATTTGCAGCACCTTTATTTCCACTACCCTATGCCGTCATTACATGAGAATGCTTTGGACTACGTCTTTCGTTACTCTTCGCGTCTGATCTCGATTCAATTGATGGTCGATTATTGCTCCAGATGGGTCTTCTCTGAACACATGTTGGCTTCCCTGGTTTATCCGCGCCCCTTGCGTACCATTTATCTGGAATGCAGTGGCTCGCTGGGGCTGGCTTCGAAGATCCATCCGGACGACTTCACGATCGCTATTATGGAGTCACGGCTACcttgcttgaagaacatcagCGTTTCTTCCAAGCTCGGATGGGACATGAACAGCGATGACGTTTCGGACTTGGTATCcgtttttgaagatcaaggcgGCAGTTTGTATTTAAGTTATTAATGTTAAGATTAGTTTTATATGTTTTAATGATGTGATGCGACATTCAGAAATGCAAACTACAAGACGTTAATCTCAAGATCGAAACCAAAGGGATAAGGCGAACTGCAGCATGTCAGGTCCCATATATTTCTACAAGTACGTGGTGACTCCCCAAgtattcttcaagagtaAATATACGTATGCGCTGGTTAACTTGAAACCACTGGTCCCCGGCCACGTTCTCATTGTCCCATTAAGAACCCAGGTGGTCAGGCTAAGCGACTTGACTCCGGACGAATCGACTGATTACTTCAACACGTTGCAGCTAATTCAGAAGTTCATCAGCTGGCATTTCAAAGCTGATTCACTGAACATCGCTATTCAGGACGGTCCCGAGGCTGGTCAGACAGTTCCACACTTGCACACGCATATCATCCCAAGGTATAGAACAAACAACATCGGCGACCAGATATACGATAAGCTCGACGACTGGAGATTTCAGAGCTGGGATGAGCGACGTAGCGAGTATTTAGCAATTGGTGGCAGAGAAGGCCGCAAGAAGTTGGCAAAACCCGACGACCAACGAATAGCCCGTTCTCAGGAGGAGATGGCTCAAGAGGCAATGGAATTGGAGCGCCAATTGGCCGAATTCACTGTTACATCGGCTTGAATTTTCTGTTCATGTTTATATACAAGTAAAATGATACATGACTACTCTTTAGACCTCTGTTCCGCTTTCCATTTGGCAATGttctcctttctcttcctctcACCGCCAAAGAACGacttcttgcccttcttgatctccaCAATTGGCTCATTCTTCCTCAACTTTTCCACTTGATGTAAAATATACTTTCGTTGCTGCACAGAGACGcctttctccttcaagtCTCTGGAGTCCCACACGAACAGGTTTTCCCACTTATTCTCGTAGATTTCAGCAGCCTCATCACACTTTCTGCCTATTCTTGTCAGGAAAGTCGCTACATCTGGTATTTGATCTGTAGGCTTTGGAATTACTCGGTTCAAAGTGCGGGAAAGACGCAGCAAAGGACTGGTGGTCGAGACGAACCGGCGGCACAGCATAGCGGTCGAGATCGGTATCCTATTGTGGCAAATGAGCCTCTTGTGAGCTGCTTTTAAGAGTTTATTGTCAAGAGTAACTGCAAAAAAAAGTCTACACACTATAGTGATGAGCTTAAACTAAAGTGCCCTGGGCTTCAAAGGTTGACAATCGCTATGAATACTCCGCTGGACGAATTGCAATGGAAATCGCCTGAATGGATCCAGGCGTTTGGGCTCAGGACCGATAATGTGCTGGACTACTTTGCCGAGTCGCcgttcttcaacaagacTTCGAACAACCAAGTGATCAAGATGCAGCGACAGTTCTCGCAGGTTCCTGGTGAGCCCGTGCAGACGCAGGAGGGCAAGCCACGTCCCAACGATCTGGAGGTTATTGGTGCCGGTCCGGGCCAGCAGCAGGACCAGGATGAATTCGCGTATGCAGATCCCGTGAGAAGAAGCCTTCTAGCCAGGTATCCCGTACACGCAATGTTGGAGCGGGAGCTCGCCAGAATGAAGGGCATCGAGTATGTGCTTGCCTATGTGCGCGAACCGGACTTCTGGGTCGTCAAGAAACAAGAGAGACTAGCGGCGCAACGGATCCGCGTTCTACAGGACTACTACATCATCGGTGCTAACGTGTATCAGTCTCCGACCGtcttcaaaatcgtccAGAGCAGAGTCATGTCTGCCAGTTACCACCTGTCGGAGACGCTAGGACAGCTCCACAGTCTGACGCAGTTTCAGCCATCGCAAGGAGTGCGGTTCAAGCGGCTACAGAACACGACATCGGCGAATCCAGGCGCGGCCAACGGCGCCACCGGCAGCCAGGACAGCGCTCCGGCCACGGCAACTGCCAACGAGCTGCCATCGACTACGAACACGGGACAGACCGCGCAAACGGCGAGAACAGACCAGCTGGACAACAACGGTGCCAGTGCCAGCCGGGACGTGCTAACACCAGAGATGATGCAGAAACTGATGTACATCAGCGCCAGATCGACGCCAGAATACGTTTAAGCGCAGGTCTCGATCATCGCGGACGGTTATGCTGGCCTTTAAAGCGATTTGGTCTCTTAATACACTCCACCACCACAGTTCACTACGACAGCGAAAGAAACAAATCCAATGCAGCTACTAGCCTTTGCGTTATCGTTCgtgctcttcttcaaggcgATTGTGCTCGCCGCAGACCCGCAGATCACCCGCAAGGTCTACTTCGACATCCAGCACGGCGACAAAGAGGTGGGCCGCATCGTCGTGGGCCTGTACGGTGCCACCACGCCCAAGACGGCCGACAACTTCTATGAATTGACCATCTCGCAGGACCCTGC
The sequence above is drawn from the Torulaspora globosa chromosome 5, complete sequence genome and encodes:
- the MED6 gene encoding mediator complex subunit MED6 (ancestral locus Anc_5.324), with product MNTPLDELQWKSPEWIQAFGLRTDNVLDYFAESPFFNKTSNNQVIKMQRQFSQVPGEPVQTQEGKPRPNDLEVIGAGPGQQQDQDEFAYADPVRRSLLARYPVHAMLERELARMKGIEYVLAYVREPDFWVVKKQERLAAQRIRVLQDYYIIGANVYQSPTVFKIVQSRVMSASYHLSETLGQLHSLTQFQPSQGVRFKRLQNTTSANPGAANGATGSQDSAPATATANELPSTTNTGQTAQTARTDQLDNNGASASRDVLTPEMMQKLMYISARSTPEYV